A genomic region of Mesorhizobium sp. NZP2077 contains the following coding sequences:
- a CDS encoding replication-associated recombination protein A: MADLFSVDEPEKAPPGRPLADRLRPKNLDEVVGQEHLTGPDGALTRLIGSGSLGSMIFWGPPGTGKTTVARLLAGETSLAFEQISAVFSGVADLKKVFEAAKLRRANGRQTLLFVDEIHRFNRAQQDSFLPVMEDGTVVLVGATTENPSFELNAALLSRARVMVFHSLGEESIAKLMVRAEETEGRALPLDDEARTMLIRMSDGDGRASLTLAEEVWRAAKPGEIFDPEGLQRIVQRRAPIYDKGQDGHYNLISALHKSVRGSDPDAALYYLARMFDAGEDPLYLGRRLVRMAMEDIGLADPQALVVANAAKDAYDYLGSPEGELAFAEATVYLATAPKSNAVYTAFKAATRAAKEHGSLLPPKHILNAPTKLMKEEDYGAGYRYDHDEPDAFSGQDYFPEKMGRQTFYDPPERGFERDIRKRLDYWAKLRKERE; this comes from the coding sequence ACCCGGCTGATCGGCTCAGGTTCGCTCGGTTCGATGATCTTCTGGGGGCCGCCGGGCACCGGCAAGACCACTGTGGCAAGGTTGCTCGCCGGCGAGACCAGCCTTGCCTTCGAGCAGATATCCGCGGTCTTTTCCGGCGTCGCCGACCTGAAGAAAGTCTTCGAGGCGGCCAAGCTGCGCCGCGCCAATGGCCGCCAGACCCTGCTTTTCGTCGACGAGATACATCGCTTCAACCGCGCCCAGCAGGATTCTTTCTTGCCTGTCATGGAGGATGGGACGGTCGTTCTGGTCGGCGCCACGACCGAAAACCCGTCCTTCGAACTCAACGCGGCCCTGTTGTCCCGCGCGCGCGTCATGGTTTTCCATTCGCTCGGCGAGGAGAGCATCGCCAAGCTGATGGTGCGGGCGGAGGAGACGGAGGGCAGGGCGCTGCCGCTCGATGACGAGGCGCGTACGATGCTCATTCGTATGAGCGATGGCGATGGACGCGCCTCGCTAACGCTGGCAGAGGAGGTCTGGCGTGCCGCCAAGCCCGGCGAGATCTTCGATCCGGAAGGGCTGCAGCGCATCGTCCAGCGCCGTGCACCGATCTACGACAAGGGCCAGGACGGCCACTACAATCTGATCTCTGCGCTGCACAAATCGGTGCGTGGCTCCGACCCTGATGCAGCACTCTACTATCTCGCGCGCATGTTCGACGCCGGCGAGGATCCGCTCTATCTCGGCCGCCGGCTGGTGCGCATGGCTATGGAGGACATCGGCCTTGCCGATCCACAAGCGCTGGTCGTCGCCAATGCCGCCAAGGATGCGTATGACTATCTGGGCTCGCCGGAGGGCGAGCTCGCCTTTGCCGAGGCCACCGTCTATCTCGCCACCGCGCCCAAATCCAATGCCGTCTACACCGCCTTCAAGGCGGCCACGCGCGCTGCCAAGGAGCATGGCTCGCTGCTGCCGCCAAAGCACATCCTCAACGCGCCGACCAAGCTGATGAAGGAAGAGGATTACGGCGCCGGCTATCGCTATGACCATGATGAGCCGGACGCCTTTTCGGGCCAGGACTATTTTCCCGAGAAGATGGGCCGCCAGACCTTCTACGATCCGCCTGAGCGTGGGTTCGAGCGCGATATCCGAAAGCGGCTCGACTATTGGGCAAAGCTGCGCAAAGAGCGGGAATAA
- a CDS encoding DUF930 domain-containing protein: protein MRGPVVVTLRSEASPWGIHASVVLHTLLAATLALMPLPKPPKRLEEERVSVDILTPQQFEASTRPPPVQAAPPAPEARAPVPTPSPSAAQSPPPSAPAMIRPTEMLSAKTLADPRSRQARADLATFASDERMVQLCNIEAMDQIRRWRADFQPERVVPYATAEEKVRGTMIAADGAAFRSRKNWYNLKFKCQLAHDGESVIGFEFLVGDPVAREKWDELGLPAVH, encoded by the coding sequence TTGCGCGGCCCGGTGGTCGTCACGCTTCGAAGCGAGGCCTCGCCATGGGGGATTCACGCCTCGGTTGTTCTTCACACGCTGCTCGCAGCAACGCTGGCCTTGATGCCGTTGCCGAAGCCGCCGAAGCGGCTGGAAGAGGAACGGGTGTCGGTTGACATTCTGACGCCGCAGCAGTTCGAGGCGTCGACCAGACCGCCGCCAGTGCAAGCAGCGCCGCCGGCACCAGAGGCGCGAGCGCCGGTGCCCACACCATCGCCGAGTGCTGCCCAATCTCCACCGCCCAGCGCGCCGGCCATGATCCGGCCGACCGAAATGCTGTCGGCCAAGACGCTCGCCGATCCGCGCAGCCGGCAGGCGCGCGCCGATCTTGCGACCTTCGCTTCCGACGAGCGCATGGTGCAATTGTGCAATATCGAGGCCATGGACCAGATCCGGCGTTGGCGCGCGGACTTTCAGCCGGAACGCGTCGTGCCTTACGCAACGGCCGAGGAGAAGGTCCGCGGCACCATGATCGCCGCCGACGGCGCGGCTTTCCGCAGTCGCAAAAACTGGTATAATTTGAAGTTCAAATGCCAGCTCGCACACGACGGCGAAAGCGTCATCGGCTTTGAGTTCCTGGTCGGCGACCCCGTGGCCAGGGAGAAATGGGACGAGCTCGGTTTGCCAGCGGTGCATTGA
- a CDS encoding aspartyl/asparaginyl beta-hydroxylase domain-containing protein — MTKTLRKSLRKFAIAIPLLALGFYFIPILTTIFIVCGLIDVLRNDRKDLSLFSGYFLGNGLFTWLLSPFNLVVDLLCYRNPGVWKLQQFPEDYQREVNEVLDIFKARKDEIIADIDANFGAGRRGMYVYQWYGKHRIDNVAEFNNDFKYIKTIAVSVFSKRESTSWHFGPLRLSLRILYNLVPVKSEIFVECGSVKNYWYDNPLFIFDDTLLHRSVNEYDGRRYCVFMDIIRPSPVPRVIAGMLAVVSVSVERINSMFYKNWKMIGSTKPKKVETT, encoded by the coding sequence ATGACAAAAACTCTTCGCAAATCGCTTCGCAAATTCGCCATCGCCATCCCGCTTCTCGCCCTTGGCTTCTATTTCATCCCCATCCTGACGACGATCTTCATCGTTTGCGGCCTGATCGACGTGCTGCGCAACGACAGGAAGGATCTGTCGCTGTTTTCAGGCTACTTCCTCGGCAATGGCCTGTTCACCTGGCTTTTGTCGCCGTTCAACCTGGTGGTCGATCTGCTCTGCTACAGGAACCCCGGCGTCTGGAAGCTGCAGCAGTTTCCCGAGGACTATCAGCGCGAGGTCAATGAGGTCCTGGACATCTTCAAGGCGCGCAAGGACGAGATCATCGCCGACATCGACGCCAATTTCGGCGCCGGCCGGCGCGGCATGTATGTCTACCAGTGGTATGGCAAGCACAGGATCGACAACGTCGCCGAATTCAACAATGACTTCAAATACATCAAGACCATTGCCGTGTCGGTCTTCAGCAAGCGCGAATCGACCTCCTGGCACTTCGGTCCGCTGCGGCTCAGCCTGCGCATCCTCTACAATCTGGTGCCGGTGAAGTCGGAGATCTTCGTCGAATGCGGCAGCGTCAAGAACTACTGGTATGACAATCCGCTGTTCATTTTCGACGACACGCTGCTGCATCGCTCGGTCAACGAGTATGACGGTCGCCGCTACTGCGTGTTCATGGACATCATCAGGCCGTCCCCGGTTCCCAGGGTCATCGCCGGCATGCTCGCGGTTGTCTCGGTCAGCGTCGAACGCATCAATTCGATGTTCTACAAGAACTGGAAGATGATCGGCTCGACCAAGCCGAAGAAGGTCGAAACCACCTGA